The following proteins are encoded in a genomic region of Brachypodium distachyon strain Bd21 chromosome 1, Brachypodium_distachyon_v3.0, whole genome shotgun sequence:
- the LOC100834644 gene encoding cellulose synthase-like protein D2, translated as MASNGGGGVLRHSNSSRLSRMSFSGEDGRGQPPGAGGGGGADRPMVTFARRTHSGRYVSYSRDDLDSELGGSEAAGFSPDREEFLSYHVHIPATPDNQPMDPAISARVEEQYVSNSLFTGGFNSVTRAHLMDKVIESEASHPQMAGSKGSSCAINGCDGKVMSDERGEDILPCECDFKICAECFGDAVKNGGALCPGCKEPYKATEMEDLVGGAEGGARPTLSLPPPPGGAAASRMERRLSIVRSQKAMTRSQTGDWDHNRWLFETKGTYGYGNAIWPKENEVDNGGGGGGGGGLSGADGQPAEFTSKPWRPLTRKLKIPAGILSPYRLLVLIRMVVLGLFLTWRIKHKNEDAMWLWGMSVVCELWFGFSWILDQLPKLCPVNRATDLVVLKDKFETPTPSNPNGRSDLPGLDIFVSTADPEKEPPLVTANTILSILAADYPVEKLSCYVSDDGGALLTFEAMAEAASFANMWVPFCRKHGIEPRNPESYFSLKKDPYKNKVRSDFVKDRRRIKREYDEFKVRINGLPDSIRRRSDAYHAREEIKAMKRQREAALDDAVEAVKIAKATWMADGTHWPGTWIQPSAEHTRGDHAGIIQVMLKPPSDDPLYGSNGEEGRPLDFTDIDIRLPMLVYVSREKRPGYDHNKKAGAMNALVRSSAVMSNGPFILNLDCDHYVYNSQAFREGMCFMMDRGGDRIGYVQFPQRFEGIDPSDRYANHNTVFFDVNMRALDGLMGPVYVGTGCLFRRIALYGFDPPRSTEHGGCCSCCFPKKRKIKISSSASEETRALRMADFDEEEMNMSTFPKKFGNSNFLINSIPIAEFQGRPLADHPGVKNGRPPGALTVPRDLLDASTVAEAISVISCWYEDKTEWGQRVGWIYGSVTEDVVTGYRMHNRGWKSVYCVTKRDAFRGTAPINLTDRLHQVLRWATGSVEIFFSRNNALLASRRMKFLQRIAYLNVGIYPFTSIFLIVYCFLPALSLFSGQFIVRTLDVTFLTYLLVITLTLCMLAVLEIKWSGINLEEWWRNEQFWLIGGTSAHLAAVLQGLLKVIAGIEISFTLTSKSGGDDENDDYADLYIVKWTSLMIPPIVIMMVNLIAIAVGFSRTIYSEIPQWSKLLGGVFFSFWVLAHLYPFAKGLMGRRGRTPTIVFVWSGLLAITISLLWVAINPPSQNSQIGGSFTFP; from the exons GCCCCctggagcaggcggcggcggcggcgctgaccGGCCGATGGTGACCTTCGCCCGGCGCACCCACTCCGGCCGCTACGTCAGCTACTCCCGCGACGACCTCGACAGCGAGCTCGGCGGCAGCGAGGCGGCCGGCTTCTCGCCGGACCGGGAGGAGTTCCTCAGCTACCACGTCCACATCCCGGCCACCCCCGACAACCAGCCCATGGACCCGGCCATCTCTGCGCGCGTCGAGGAGCAGTACGTCTCCAACTCGCTCTTCACCGGCGGCTTCAACAGCGTCACCCGCGCCCACCTCATGGACAAGGTCATCGAGTCCGAGGCCAGCCACCCGCAGATGGCTGGCTCCAAGGGCTCCTCCTGCGCCATCAACGGCTGCGATGGCAAGGTCATGAGTGACGAGCGCGGCGAGGACATACTGCCCTGCGAGTGCGATTTCAAGATCTGCGCTGAGTGCTTCGGCGATGCCGTGAAGAACGGCGGGGCACTGTGCCCTGGATGCAAGGAGCCGTACAAGGCCACGGAGATGGAGGACTTGGTCGGTGGCGCCGAGGGTGGCGCGAGGCCGACTCTGtcgctgcctccgccgcctggcGGTGCGGCCGCCTCGAGGATGGAGAGGCGGCTGTCGATAGTGCGGTCACAGAAGGCCATGACCAGGAGCCAGACTGGTGACTGGGATCACAACAGGTGGTTGTTTGAGACCAAGGGAACATATGGGTATGGAAATGCCATCTGGCCAAAGGAGAATGAGGTGGacaatggtggcggtggtggtggtggaggtgggctCAGTGGAGCCGATGGACAGCCAGCAGAATTCACCAGCAAGCCATGGCGGCCGCTCACTCGGAAGCTGAAGATCCCTGCTGGCATCCTTAGCCCATACAG GCTTCTTGTTCTTATCCGAATGGTTGTTCTTGGTCTGTTCCTTACATGGAGAATTAAACACAAGAACGAGGATGCAATGTGGTTGTGGGGCATGTCTGTTGTTTGTGAACTCTGGTTTGGCTTTTCGTGGATCTTGGACCAGCTGCCAAAGTTGTGCCCAGTTAACCGAGCAACGGACCTTGTTGTTCTGAAAGACAAGTTTGAAACCCCAACACCATCAAACCCCAATGGAAGATCTGACTTGCCAGGGCTCGATATATTTGTGTCCACTGCTGATCCAGAGAAAGAACCTCCATTGGTCACAGCAAACACAATTCTTTCCATCCTTGCTGCTGACTATCCAGTTGAAAAGCTTTCTTGCTATGTTTCTGATGATGGAGGTGCTCTCCTGACATTTGAAGCAATGGCTGAAGCTGCTAGTTTCGCTAACATGTGGGTTCCTTTTTGCCGCAAACACGGCATTGAGCCTCGCAATCCTGAGAGCTACTTTAGTCTGAAGAAAGACCCATACAAGAATAAAGTCCGCTCCGATTTTGTCAAGGACAGGAGGAGGATCAAGAGGGAGTATGATGAGTTCAAGGTCAGGATCAATGGGTTGCCTGACTCTATCCGCCGTCGCTCGGATGCATACCATGCCAGAGAAGAAATCAAGGCCATGAAGAGGCAGCGTGAGGCTGCTCTTGACGATGCGGTGGAAGCTGTTAAAATTGCTAAAGCTACCTGGATGGCTGATGGCACACATTGGCCTGGTACCTGGATCCAACCCTCTGCAGAGCATACTCGTGGTGACCATGCTGGAATAATTCAG GTAATGCTGAAACCACCTAGCGATGATCCATTGTATGGCAGCAATGGTGAAGAAGGCAGGCCCCTTGACTTCACTGATATTGACATCCGTTTGCCAATGTTGGTCTATGTGTCCCGTGAAAAGCGCCCAGGCTATGACCACAACAAGAAGGCTGGTGCAATGAATGCTCTAGTCCGTTCATCCGCTGTCATGTCAAATGGGCCTTTCATCCTCAACCTGGATTGTGATCATTATGTTTACAACTCCCAAGCTTTCCGTGAAGGCATGTGCTTCATGATGGACCGGGGTGGTGACCGTATTGGCTATGTTCAGTTCCCTCAACGGTTTGAGGGCATTGATCCATCAGATCGCTATGCCAACCACAACACTGTCTTCTTTGATGTCAACATGCGTGCATTGGATGGCCTCATGGGACCAGTCTATGTCGGCACAGGCTGTCTATTCCGCCGCATTGCTCTATACGGATTTGACCCTCCACGCTCCACAGAACATGGTGGCTGCTGCAGCTGTTGTTTCCCGAAGAAGCGCAAGATCAAGATctcttcatctgcatccgaaGAGACACGGGCTTTGCGAATGGCAGACTTTGATGAGGAAGAAATGAACATGTCAACATTCCCCAAGAAGTTTGGTAACTCAAACTTCCTCATCAACTCTATCCCAATTGCTGAGTTCCAAGGGCGTCCGCTTGCTGATCACCCTGGTGTCAAGAATGGGCGTCCTCCTGGTGCTCTTACCGTCCCTCGGGACCTTCTTGATGCCTCGACAGTCGCTGAAGCTATCAGTGTCATCTCATGCTGGTATGAAGACAAGACGGAGTGGGGCCAGCGTGTCGGATGGATTTATGGTTCAGTCACAGAGGATGTTGTCACAGGTTACCGCATGCACAACCGTGGATGGAAGTCAGTCTACTGTGTCACCAAGCGTGACGCTTTCCGCGGCACCGCGCCCATCAACCTCACCGACCGTCTCCACCAGGTGCTCCGGTGGGCTACAGGCTCAGtggagatcttcttctcccgcAACAACGCGCTGCTCGCGAGCCGGAGGATGAAGTTCCTCCAGAGGATCGCGTACCTGAACGTCGGTATCTACCCCTTCACGTCAATCTTCCTCATCGTCTACTGCTTCCTGCCGGCACTGTCGCTCTTCTCCGGGCAGTTCATCGTGCGGACGCTAGACGTGACCTTCCTCACCTACCTGCTGGTGATCACTCTAACACTGTGCATGCTCGCGGTGCTGGAGATCAAGTGGTCAGGGATCAACCTGGAGGAATGGTGGCGTAACGAGCAGTTCTGGCTCATCGGAGGCACCAGCGCCCACCTTGCTGCCGTGCTGCAAGGCCTCCTGAAGGTGATTGCCGGCATTGAGATCTCCTTCACGCTCACGTCCAAGTCGGGCGGTGACGACGAGAACGACGACTACGCAGACCTCTACATCGTCAAGTGGACCTCGCTGATGATCCCGCCCATCGTGATCATGATGGTGAACCTGATCGCCATTGCTGTGGGCTTCAGCCGGACCATCTACAGCGAGATCCCGCAATGGAGCAAGCTGCTGGGTGGCGTGTTCTTCAGCTTCTGGGTGCTGGCTCACCTGTACCCGTTTGCCAAGGGGCTGATGGGACGGCGGGGCCGGACG